The DNA region TGCTTGACCGGCTGGCGGTCGGGAAGCGGGTAGGTGATGCTGATTACCTGGGACGCCAAGCCGATGGCGCGGCCCAGCACAGAGGTGAGCTGCGCCGACCCGAGGCCCGATGCCGTCTTGCTCTCGATGACTTGCGCAAGCAGGGTCCCCCCGTTGCGATAGTCCTGCTTGATCTCGCGTTGAATCGTGAGTGCGAGCTCCTTGGCGACGGCGGCTTCCGCCGTCGCCAGTCCAGCGCGTCTGTCGGCTGGCGCATCGGCGCCGATCTCGCTCCGCGCGGTGTCGAGCTTGGCCTTCAGCGCGACGAGAACGGACTCGCCGTCGTCGCTCTTCCATGAGGCCGATTGTCTGGCGAACGCGTCCGCCGTCGCGTCGTCGCAGCCGAGGCCGCCGGCCTGCGTCGCGATTTCCTGCTCGAGCGGCGACAGCGCGGCCGCGGGGGCCTCGCCCGATTGCGCGGCGATCACTCCCTGCATGAGGGTGAGTGATGCCGCGACAGCGAGCAGCGGGCAGAATCGGCGAAAGGGAAGCATGAGTGGCCTCCTCGTCTTGGCGGCCGGGCAGACGGTCGAGCAACCCGGCATGGTTCCCATTGCGACAGGACACTGGTAGCGCACGCCCGGCCCCCTGTCAAGCGGGGGAGGATCAGGATCCCGGATCATCGGGCAAAGGCCACGGGCTGCGGGTGGCGTCGATGTAGGGCGGGTCGCCCTCGGCCCGCCGTCCGGGCTCCAAGTGCCCTACCCGCCAGGTGAATGGCCCCTCGACGAGAAAGGCCTCCTATCCGAGAATCTGGAGGATGGCTGGTCAACGGGCCGAAGCTGAGATGGGCGCGCCGCAGGCTCGAGAGCACATCATTGCGTTTTCGGGCTGATCGTCAGAGAAAGCGCCTCGCCCGTGCCCGCCGTGTCCACCTCGACGGGCAGCGCGAGCTTCGCGCTGTCGAAGGAGCAGAGACTCTCGAGCCCCTCCTTGCAGAAGTAGATGGCGTACTCGATCGTGAGCATCGTCTTGCCCGCGCTCGCGCGCACGGGCACCGTGACGGGGAACGCCGGCTGATCGAGCGTCAGCTCGGACTCGCCGTCGAACGAGAGCAGGGTGCCGTCGGCACTGCGCAACACGACCTGCGTCGGCGCGCCGGCCGTCAGCTTGTGGTGTTCGGGCAGGGCGAGGGTCAGCACCAGCTTTGTGTCTCCGGGCCTGACGGTCTGCGCCGCAAGCTCGATGGCCTGCTCCTCTGCCCCGGGCATCTCGGGCTTGGGCCAGAGCGCGTCGGCGTCTTTGATCTCGAGCGTCTCGACGTGCCGTGTCGCGAGGTCGGCGACGCGGATCAGGCTGTTGTTCGTGTCGGCGATATAGAGCTTATCGCCGGCGACCGTGATGCCGCCCGGCTCGTTGAAGGTCGCGTTCTCGCCGTCGTCGCGCCCCTCCTTGCCCGTGCCGACGAATGTCTCGGCTCGGCGATCGTTGAGCGTCACCCGCTTGATCTTGTTATTGTACGTGTCGGCCACATAGAGCGCGCCGTCGTGGTACACGACGCCGAGCGGATGCTGCAGGCGGACGGTCAGTCCCTTGCCGTCAACGTCACCGAACTTGAACAGCTCACCGCCGACGATTGTCTCGACCCGCCCGCTTCCGCCAAGGTCGGCCGACCGAATCGCGCTCACTTCACTGTCGGCGAAGTAGAGCTTCGCACCATCCGTCGTCAGCCCCGACGGCTGGGCCAGTGCCGCCGAGCGCAGCGGCCCGTCGGTGCGGTCCTCGCGTCCCGAGCCGGCGTACGGCTCGACGCGGCCCGAGGTAAGGTCCATGCGCCAGATCTGGTGCGAGCCCGCCATGGCGATGTAGAGGTCACCGTCGTGGAGCACAAGGTCCCATGGCGAGTTGAGCGCTGTCGTGCTCCCCGGCCCGGCCATGTTGACCCGTCGCGCCTGCGCGCCCGTGCCCGCGATCGTGCGCACCGTGCGCGATTCGAGATCAACCGCGCGGATCGCGTGGTTCTCCGTGTCGGCCACATACAGCACGCGCCCGTCGCTCGGACCGCCCAGCGCCATGCCTTGCGGATGATTGAACGACGCCTCCTCGAAGCGGCCATCGGTCAGCCCGATCGTGCCGCTGCCGATCACCGCCTTGACCGAGTTATCGTCGAGCGACAGCACGACGATCCGGTTGTGGTTCGAATCGGCGATGAAGAGCTGGTCCGTCTTGTCGTCGGCCAACACTTTGCCCGGAAACGACAGGACTGC from Verrucomicrobiota bacterium includes:
- a CDS encoding redoxin domain-containing protein: MSEYKGSVSAPEFPAGVDWLNADRSDSDSAPLTLEALRGKVVLLDFWTYCCINCMHVIPDLKRLEAKYADELVVIGVHSAKFTAESETENIRQAILRYEIEHPVINDRNMVLWRAYGIRAWPSFVLIDPAGKLVGYASGEGVYDTFDAAIANVIAAFDKQGLIDRTPLDLALERARAPRAVLSFPGKVLADDKTDQLFIADSNHNRIVVLSLDDNSVKAVIGSGTIGLTDGRFEEASFNHPQGMALGGPSDGRVLYVADTENHAIRAVDLESRTVRTIAGTGAQARRVNMAGPGSTTALNSPWDLVLHDGDLYIAMAGSHQIWRMDLTSGRVEPYAGSGREDRTDGPLRSAALAQPSGLTTDGAKLYFADSEVSAIRSADLGGSGRVETIVGGELFKFGDVDGKGLTVRLQHPLGVVYHDGALYVADTYNNKIKRVTLNDRRAETFVGTGKEGRDDGENATFNEPGGITVAGDKLYIADTNNSLIRVADLATRHVETLEIKDADALWPKPEMPGAEEQAIELAAQTVRPGDTKLVLTLALPEHHKLTAGAPTQVVLRSADGTLLSFDGESELTLDQPAFPVTVPVRASAGKTMLTIEYAIYFCKEGLESLCSFDSAKLALPVEVDTAGTGEALSLTISPKTQ